The following are encoded in a window of Phaseolus vulgaris cultivar G19833 chromosome 3, P. vulgaris v2.0, whole genome shotgun sequence genomic DNA:
- the LOC137805805 gene encoding LOW QUALITY PROTEIN: small ribosomal subunit protein eS30z/eS30y/eS30x-like (The sequence of the model RefSeq protein was modified relative to this genomic sequence to represent the inferred CDS: inserted 1 base in 1 codon; substituted 1 base at 1 genomic stop codon): MGKVHGSLVREDKARGQTPKVAKQYKKKKPRGRAHKRMXYNNRXVVGFSKKRGPNSSEK, encoded by the exons ATGGGTAAGGTTCACGGATCTCTCGTGCGTGAGGACAAAGCGAGAGGACAAACTCCTAAGGTGGCCAAGCAatacaagaagaagaagccacGAGGACGCGCTCACAAGCGAATGTAATACAACAACC CCGTGGTGGGATTCAGTAAGAAGCGTGGACCAAACTCGTCGGAGAAGTGA
- the LOC137839077 gene encoding uncharacterized protein, with translation MYRFALALTTSKPDSTTIAKQVDDWIHANKVCRHTLLSVLSNDLFDFYASYKNAKDIWDSLILKYTVEDIVKQRFVNANYYCWEMIEGKDIKIQINEYHKLIGDIKTESITLPDEFVSELLIEKLPQSWTDYKQLKHRQKQMSLSDLITYIIIEDTNRKECAAAKSKTLSAKANVVEDKLAPKRYDKKFDHKKKYNKFSRPSGTNPTFKKKGNCFVCGKPGHHAPQCRHRAKNNYPPKANLAEGGDSIMAVVSQVNLVTIVSKWVVDSGATRHICANRNVLTSYRSVGDG, from the coding sequence ATGTACAGATTTGCTCTTGCACTTACAACTTCCAAACCCGACTCAACCACGATTGCGAAACAAGTTGACGATTGGATCCATGCAAATAAGGTATGTCGTCACACTTTACTCAGTGTGTTATCTAACGATCTGTTCGATTTTTATGCTTCTTATAAGAATGCGAAAGATATTTGGGATTCTCTTATCCTAAAATATACTGTTGAAGACATCGTCAAACAAAGGTTCGTAAATGCAAATTACTACTGCTGGGAGATGATCGAAGGCAAAGAcatcaaaatccaaataaacGAATATCACAAGCTGATTGGAGATATTAAAACTGAAAGCATAACCTTGCCGGATGAATTCGTGTCTGAACTCTTGATCGAAAAGCTTCCACAATCTTGGACAGATTACAAACAACTGAAGCACAGACAAAAACAGATGTCACTATCAGATCTGATCACCTACATCATCATCGAAGACACAAACAGGAAGGAATGCGCTGCTGCAAAGTCCAAAACTCTGTCTGCTAAAGCAAACGTGGTAGAAGACAAACTAGCTCCAAAAAGGTACGACAAAAAAtttgatcataaaaagaaatataataaattctCTCGTCCCAGTGGAACTAACCCCACTTTCAAGAAAAAGGGTAATTGCTTTGTCTGTGGAAAGCCAGGTCATCATGCACCTCAGTGCAGACATAGGGCCAAAAACAACTATCCTCCTAAGGCAAATCTAGCCGAAGGGGGAGATAGTATTATGGCAGTCGTTTCACAAGTAAACCTTGTGACAATTGTGAGCAAATGGGTGGTGGACTCTGGGGCTACCAGACACATCTGTGCAAACAGAAATGTGCTTACCTCCTACAGAAGTGTGGGGGATGGATAA
- the LOC137839078 gene encoding L10-interacting MYB domain-containing protein-like yields the protein MDLALLSAMVEEARRGSRVDGSWTTQGYNNIVMALHEVGMHTITKNHVKNRQKSLKDRWREVHDLFSSLSGFAWNQSSKKIEAEDEVWDSLIQAKPSAGKWRVNSIHNYDLMRSCGRMSELLEMGGGHLDRQADMAQRKIYVSI from the exons ATGGACTTAGCACTTTTAAGTGCAATGGTGGAAGAGGCACGACGAGGTTCAAGAGTTGATGGTAGTTGGACCACACAGGGCTATAACAACATTGTTATGGCATTACACGAGGTTGGAATGCATACCATAACAAAAAATCATGTCAAAAATCGTCAAAAAAGTTTGAAAGACAGGTGGAGGGAGGTGCACGATTTATTTTCTAGTCTTAGTGGTTTTGCATGGAACCAGAGCAGTAAAAAAATTGAGGCAGAGGACGAAGTATGGGATAGCTTGATCCAG GCAAAGCCTTCTGCTGGTAAATGGCGTGTGAATTCCATCCACAATTATGACCTTATGAGGAGTTGTGGTCGAATGTCAGAGCTATTGGAAATGGGGGGAGGACACCTCGACAGGCAAGCAGACATGGCCCAACGAAAAATATATGTGTCAATCTAA
- the LOC137839076 gene encoding uncharacterized protein, producing the protein MGVPVTIGNVYCFGSLREKMLIWEEISVYMLTQLSKAWCVIGDFNSIRRREERKSSMSVSDYSREINGFNAFIEKANLLDIPLTGIKFTWYKLNWLVNNRIDKILVSKEWIEAWSHCKQSILSRFVSNHCAILLRDEYVDWGLKPFKSLDVWKTDSRFKVFLREKWPSYKVQGGGMYIFKEKLKKLEANLKVWTKEIFGNVNQLCDGLQKRISELDARDDENELDVYEREEKRSLLADLNKNLFKQEAILKQKARQKWLKRGNPNTKFSIR; encoded by the coding sequence ATGGGGGTTCCTGTCACAATCGGGAACGTTTATTGCTTTGGTTCGTTACGGGAGAAGATGTTGATTTGGGAAGAGATTAGTGTCTACATGTTGACACAATTATCTAAGGCTTGGTGTGTAATTGGGGATTTTAATTCTATTAGAAGGCGGGAGGAGAGGAAAAGTTCGATGTCCGTGTCTGATTATAGTAGGGAAATAAATGGCTTTAATGCCTTTATTGAGAAAGCAAATTTGTTAGATATTCCATTAACTGGCATAAAGTTTACTTGGTACAAACTAAATTGGTTAGTGAATAATAGGATTGACAAGATTCTTGTGTCAAAGGAATGGATTGAAGCTTGGTCCCATTGTAAACAGTCCATCTTAAGCAGATTTGTTTCCAATCATTGCGCAATCTTACTAAGAGATGAGTATGTGGATTGGGGCCTGAAACCGTTTAAGAGTCTAGATGTTTGGAAAACTGACAGTAGGTTTAAGGTGTTTTTGAGAGAAAAATGGCCCAGTTACAAGGTGCAAGGTGGAGGAATGTacattttcaaagaaaaattgaaaaaacttGAAGCAAACTTAAAAGTTTGGACTAAAGAGATTTTTGGGAATGTGAATCAACTGTGTGACGGGTTGCAAAAGAGGATTAGCGAGTTGGATGCGAGAGATGACGAAAACGAGCTTGATGTGTACGAGAGGGAGGAAAAAAGGTCTCTCTTAGCAGATCTTAACAAAAATCTCTTTAAGCAAGAGGCAATTTTGAAGCAAAAAGCAAGACAAAAGTGGTTGAAGAGAGGAAATCCTAATACAAAGTTTTCCATTCGTTAG